Below is a genomic region from Solidesulfovibrio fructosivorans JJ].
CATACGGGAAAACCACAAAGAGGCTATTGAACGCAATCCTACAATTACAACTACATAATAAACTATATCCAACACTATTCCATAGTCCAAACTTCGCGTGCCCACCGGGACCAAAATGAACAAGGCCGTCAAAACAATGAGCAAACTCAGATAAGGACGATTTACCATCGCGGTAATGCGGGGCAACACGCGCGGTCTCCTTTGCGGCGCAACACGGCACAAGACTTGATGCTATTCAAAGCAATACTTCGAAAACCCGCCCTCGCACAGCTACCTACGCGTCGGACTTGTTTTTTTGTGCCTCGCACTCGAACCTTCGCAGCGACCTGACCCACGTGGTTTTGTCGACAAGTTCACATCCTCTTATCCTTGCAGGTATTTCGCATTCATCTCTTGCAACCCTTGCCGCAAAGTATCGACCTTGCTTTCTGGAAAACCAATTTTCACTATCCTCGGGATCGCATAGTCGCAAATTGCCGCGAAAAATTTTTCGCGCGTCGATCGAGGTCCCTTGCCGATATCCTTCCAACTCGATTCGCCAAAATCCTTAAGGGCCGCCGCGATGGCGAGACGAAAGTCTCCTTTAACCGAAAGATGGGAAAGCCCGGCATGGACCTTCTCAACAACATTTGCCATTTCTTCAATCTTTTTTTCCTGTTTCGATTGACCAGTGACGTCCATACCCCTTCCTCCATCATACAATTATGAATCAAGCATTATGTCATCTACATAAAACATATCAAAACGACACTGAAGTTAGCCGCGCCAAAGATTCCTTAGCACATATACACAGCAATAGTTTTTTTTGAGTATCCTTTTACCCGCTGCGGCAAACATTACCTTTTCTTTGTTCAAATGAAAATAAAAATCGAAACCATTGCCTCAGTCCTCCCATCCTTGATTCTTCCATACGCCTGCCGTCTCAACCTTCGTCGCGGCAATTCTTGCGGGCCCGCAACCCGCCGGGCGGCCAGACGGCCTCGTCCGCCACGACGTTGCGCCATAGCAAGCCAAAAATTCTCGAAGAACATTGAAAACAAGAAGGCAATTTTCCTTCAATTCCTCATGCAGTAGGATTGCAATACTACACTCACATGGAAAGTTTACATCTCGTGTGACTGAAAATTTCTTTGAAAAAAGTCTTTCTCTGACTGGAAACAATTCATCTTTGTGCTATGAAGGATTCGCAAACTCCGCAAGCATCCTTCAACCAGGAGAAAAAAACAATGAAAGTCAGCGCCCGCAACCTTATCCCCGGCACCGTGAAGTCCGTCAACATCGGCATGGTCAACGCCGAAGTGATCATCGATGCCGGCGGCGTGGACATCGTCTCCGTCATCACCAAGGAATCCGCCGAAAACATGGGGCTCAAGGCCGGCTCTCCGGTCAAGGCCATGATCAAGGCCACCAGCATCATGGTCGTCACCGACTAACCGCCGCTTCCGCCTGCGGGGGAAAGGCCTTGGCTCGCCAAAGCCTTTCCCCTGGCTCTCGATACTTTCCTCCGCAAATGCCCGTGCGTGGCACCCGTGCCGGCAAAAAGTTCAGGAAAGGGAGAGCGCGAGAGGGCTACTGCCCTCTTCAAAGGGTTGCCCCTCTCGCATTATCCTCCCTCCCCCTCCCTTTCACAAAGCGCCAATCACGGCTCGGCTTGGCAAAGGACCGGTTGATGCTCGCGAGCGGAAAGTGCCGGCCGAAAACGTGGGCATGATAGTCCGCCGCGTCCGCCACGCTGTCGAAGTGGAAAACCTCCGGGTGCAGCTTGCTGGCGATAAAGCGCAGCCCCAGCACCCACTTGGGCGCGCCGAAGTCGCTCGACGGCACGGGGGCGGTGTATACGCGCCCGTCTCGCACCGCGGCCACGTCAAGCCCCAGTTCCCCGCATTCCCGGCAAAAATCGTCGATGTTGTTCGAGAGAAAAGACGAGATGAAGATCACCTCGGGGTCAAGCTCTTGCAGCGTTGCCGCCGAGACCGTACGGCCGGGCCGGCCGTCGAGGTCCAGGGTGGTGTTGAGGCTTTCCCCGCCGGCCACGCCCACGAGATGGTTTTCGAACCGGTCTCCCTTGAGGCCGAAAAGCGGCTTGCCCATGGCGTAAAAGGTCCGGGGATGCCTGGCGACCTTGGCCGCCCCTTCGCGCACCGGCGCGATCATCTCCGCCAGAAAATCCACCAGACCCGACGCGGCCCGGTCGCGGCCGAGCACCCCGCCGAACTCGCGGATCAGCCGCATGTAGCCGTCGATGGTCTGGATGTCCTTGTGGAGCTGGTGCAACATGCCCCGCGCGAGCAGATGCTCCCACACGGCGACCACCTCGGCCTGATCGTCCACGCCCATGGCCAGGCACATGGATTCCACGATCTCCAGCGCCCGGGTGAACGGGTAGCCGCCTTGAAAGGCCCCCTCCCGCATGACCGGCGGCTCCACCGGCCCCCGCACGGCCGTGTCGGCCCCGCAGGCGCCGCAATGCACGGATTCGGGCGACACGCCCGGGGCGAGCCCGACCAGCCGCGCCCCCATGGGGCCGTAAAAATCGCGTGAAACGACCGGCGCGCCGCACGACGGACACACCGTGTCCAGGCCGCGCGTGCCCGGGGTGTTGAAGACGTAGGTGAAGGGGAGCGTGCGGCGCAGCTCCCGGGCAAAGGCCTCGGTGTCGGCGATGGCCGGCTCCAGGGCCGGGTCGGCGTCCTCGATGGGCACGAAGCGCATCATCTGGAGCACCATGTCGGGAGAGATTTCCGCCAGGGTCGCGGCCAAAAGCCGGGTGTCGTCCCGGTTGTCCAGGCGGTCCATGCAGGCGACCTCCACATGCACGCCCGCCCCGATCAGCGCCCGGATGTTGCGCAGCACCACTTCCGGGTTCGCCCCGCCGCACAGCCGGGCGCGCGCCGCGCTCATCCCTTTGACGCCGACGTTGATGCAGTCCAAAAGCCCCAGAAACGGCTCCAGGGACGCCTCGGTGAAATAGGCGTTGCTGGCGCAGCCGACCATAAGCCCCCGCGCCTTGGCCTCCCTGGCCACCTCCAGAAAGGTGAAATAGGAGGCCAGCGGGTCGTTCATCAAAAAGGCGATGCCCCGGCAGCCCTGCTTTTCGGCCATGTCCACCACGGCCTCGGGCGGCATGCGGCGCAGAGCCGGGCTGTCCGGCCGCATCTCCCGGGCCGTGACCGTGGCGATGCAGCCCGGGCAGTCGAAATTGCAGCCCACGGTGCTGATCTGGAAAAACGGCGCGCCCGGATGAAAGTGGAGCAAGGGAATGGTTTCCACGGAAATGGGGCTGGTGATCAGGTAACGGTCCGGATAGCACTCCTCGACGCCGCCGTCCTCCAGCGTGTAGCGGCCGCAAAGGCCCGTCTTTCCGGATTCGAGGATACAGCCGCGTTCGCAAATGGGACAGCGCATGGGACAGGCTCCTGGCTTGGGCGTTTTTCGAAACGCCAGGAGTATAGACTTGGGGCGACGGCCCGGGCAATTTGACACTGGCTCTATTTCATTCGACATCACAGCAGGATAGAAGAATCCCCCCAACAAAGGAGCGTCACGAAAATTCTATAAACCCGGCCGCCGTCTACTTCGGACGCGTTTTGCGCCCGGAGGAAACGGGTTTGCCCACCTGGTACCCCCCGTGGTCCCGGCCGGTTGGCGCGTGGGCTTTCGGACCGCGACCGGCGGCACAAGCGCCGGCTTGACGCCGGCCGGGCTTTGGCCTAGCAGGGCAAATGGACGCCCGCTTGAGCCGCCGGGGAGCGCCGCTCCGCCGGCCGGCGACGCGGGTGCGCAGCCGCATGAGTGCAGCCACGAGTACGCGACAACGCCTTTTCCCCTTCGCCCGGCACGTGGCCCCCAAAGCCCCGAGCCGATTCCCGGACGCCCGTATTTTCCGCCATGCCGCCTAACCCCGCCCAGACTTCCCTGATCTATGTCTCTTTTTCCGTGGTCGCCCTGTACGGCCCGGCGCTTCTTCTGACCTTTCTGGCCTACCGCTACCTGCTCGGCCGCAAAACCCGGCTGGAACGGCGACTGGAAAAACACCGCCGCATCCGGGAAGATATCGCGGCCAAAGGCCAAAAAACGCGGACCAAGCTGGCGCTGCGGCATCAGCGCCGCAACATCCGCGAGATGGCGGTCATCGTGCGCGAACAGCTCGAGGCCAACAAACGCAGGATGACGCCCTACATGCACCAGCGCACGTCGGTTTTCATCGAAAAGGCGATCACGGATGTCGATTTCGACCGGCTTGCGGCGCTCAACCGCTTTTTCGCCAACGCGGGCGCTTCGGACACGCCGCCGGTGATGGAACTTTTTTTCGAACAAACGAGGTAACCATGTCGATACCCGAGAACATCGCCAAGGCCATCACCAGGCTTTGCTACTCTGTCCGCAGCGAGGCGGCCCAGTGGCGCAAGGAAAACCAGCCCGAGCTCGACCGGC
It encodes:
- a CDS encoding TOBE domain-containing protein, which gives rise to MKVSARNLIPGTVKSVNIGMVNAEVIIDAGGVDIVSVITKESAENMGLKAGSPVKAMIKATSIMVVTD
- a CDS encoding radical SAM protein; the encoded protein is MRCPICERGCILESGKTGLCGRYTLEDGGVEECYPDRYLITSPISVETIPLLHFHPGAPFFQISTVGCNFDCPGCIATVTAREMRPDSPALRRMPPEAVVDMAEKQGCRGIAFLMNDPLASYFTFLEVAREAKARGLMVGCASNAYFTEASLEPFLGLLDCINVGVKGMSAARARLCGGANPEVVLRNIRALIGAGVHVEVACMDRLDNRDDTRLLAATLAEISPDMVLQMMRFVPIEDADPALEPAIADTEAFARELRRTLPFTYVFNTPGTRGLDTVCPSCGAPVVSRDFYGPMGARLVGLAPGVSPESVHCGACGADTAVRGPVEPPVMREGAFQGGYPFTRALEIVESMCLAMGVDDQAEVVAVWEHLLARGMLHQLHKDIQTIDGYMRLIREFGGVLGRDRAASGLVDFLAEMIAPVREGAAKVARHPRTFYAMGKPLFGLKGDRFENHLVGVAGGESLNTTLDLDGRPGRTVSAATLQELDPEVIFISSFLSNNIDDFCRECGELGLDVAAVRDGRVYTAPVPSSDFGAPKWVLGLRFIASKLHPEVFHFDSVADAADYHAHVFGRHFPLASINRSFAKPSRDWRFVKGRGREDNARGATL